A genomic window from Methanovulcanius yangii includes:
- a CDS encoding PAS domain S-box protein, producing the protein MPGEQELLDKILNILKFKAKGMTITEISHSTNIHRNSIAKYLQVLLASGKVDEHLIGNAKVYTISRRLPISKMLQFSPDLILLLNQGGKIIQVNDKYLQYFNLKEQDILNKFIDELTIPIISDTELVPLIEACIENGEKTCKEITYTYDETTYNFFLMFVPSVLEGGDHGLIVIIKDFTEEKRMRDCLTENEEKFKNLFNNANDAIFLYEITDTRRIGALIEVNDTACRKLHYSRDELFGKKFPEIFRAPSNVSDDAIEPDLAENYHSIYEGILVRKDGISFPVEASSHVFTLKDRLVVLSVHRDISERKKAEKCITISENRYRNIVEGQQELICRMSLDHSLNYVNEAFSSHFNVPKEMPIAKELDSLDIYPDDTGLIRASVNLADAEKRSQTVEFRTLQTGGKPRWVEGSISPILDTNGSIFEFQFVGRDVTDAKLVKEALKRNEKNTRFLLNSINDGSLLIDLEGRLLSLNKSSCEYIRKYCGDDSLTIQSILGRSIYEFIPEDIGESIRDISSEIVSSKLSDSFVDEIDGRIFDFSLSPIINSGGEVEKIAVVKRDVTERKEYESGLTSTISRLTDIIDFLPEATFVINSDSEVMAWNRAMEQLTGIPKEEILGRGDQSYSVPFYGTRRPMLIDYVLSHDITHFNPPPTIRKEKNALSMEVWSSHLNDGNGAFLWAKATGLYDEGGAVIGAIESIQDMTQRKRMENEIQQSEEKYRDLVEKTCAIVLKTDADGTILFVNEFGEDLLGFRKGELIGASAVDTIFSGTPENARMFRNIIEKILDDPALYRITEHEYAGRGGDKKWISWTNSPVIDAEGRLTGISAVGTDITDRKESEIKEREYVKNLEFISRSAMSFASLPRSETIYDYIASELTTLLPGGVAVVTAFDDNPGTLQIKSIKGEIEGYENMLSSMLNRRVLDTRFKIPEEYRTYLNSNRLIHLSGGLYDLFLKNFSEDVCSIINDVLDLYECYMIGISRDNRLFGSISFAVPHRIDDATISIIEIFVNQASVTLQRCRYEEELAKKAGVGEMGEGDGSEAEQSHHRLRRVLEGIKNDHILYVSRQNGVFSSICDKYPGRPVFSVDRKGIITRANSTLTDLLGDGTSIIGKDIAAFLPRSSHPEVKEVQKQMVETADAGSVEISVPLLSGPGDPVNVRWQLERMYDPTGDVSNILWIGSGYQP; encoded by the coding sequence ATGCCCGGCGAACAGGAATTGCTCGATAAAATATTGAACATCCTGAAGTTCAAGGCGAAAGGGATGACGATAACAGAGATATCCCATAGTACGAACATTCACCGCAATTCCATCGCAAAATATCTCCAGGTATTACTGGCGTCGGGCAAGGTTGACGAACACCTCATAGGAAATGCAAAGGTCTACACCATTTCACGGCGGTTGCCCATCAGCAAAATGCTGCAGTTTTCCCCTGATTTAATCCTTCTCCTCAATCAGGGAGGAAAAATCATTCAGGTGAATGACAAGTACCTGCAATACTTCAATCTGAAGGAACAGGACATCCTGAACAAATTTATCGACGAACTGACGATTCCCATCATCAGTGATACCGAACTTGTCCCCCTCATCGAGGCCTGTATTGAGAACGGGGAAAAAACCTGCAAGGAGATCACCTACACGTACGACGAAACCACGTACAATTTTTTTCTCATGTTTGTCCCGTCCGTCCTCGAAGGCGGTGACCATGGCCTGATTGTCATCATAAAGGACTTTACCGAAGAGAAGAGGATGAGGGACTGCCTCACCGAGAATGAGGAAAAATTTAAAAATCTCTTCAATAATGCCAACGACGCGATATTCCTGTATGAGATCACCGATACCCGGCGGATTGGTGCATTAATCGAAGTGAATGATACGGCCTGCAGGAAACTTCATTACTCCCGTGATGAACTCTTCGGGAAAAAATTCCCCGAAATATTTCGTGCTCCATCGAACGTATCCGACGACGCCATCGAACCGGACCTTGCAGAGAATTATCATTCGATTTATGAAGGGATACTGGTACGAAAAGACGGGATTTCCTTCCCGGTGGAAGCAAGCTCCCATGTATTTACGCTGAAGGACAGGCTTGTCGTCCTCTCCGTCCACCGGGATATCTCTGAGAGGAAAAAGGCGGAGAAGTGCATTACCATAAGTGAGAACCGGTACCGCAATATCGTCGAGGGGCAGCAGGAACTGATATGCCGGATGTCCCTGGACCATTCCCTCAATTATGTGAACGAAGCCTTCTCTTCTCATTTCAATGTCCCGAAAGAGATGCCAATCGCCAAAGAGCTGGATTCCCTGGATATTTATCCGGATGATACAGGGCTCATCCGGGCCTCAGTGAATCTGGCAGATGCAGAGAAGAGATCTCAGACGGTGGAATTTCGCACCCTGCAGACAGGGGGAAAACCGCGTTGGGTAGAGGGAAGCATCTCTCCCATCCTCGATACGAATGGTTCGATCTTCGAGTTTCAGTTTGTCGGAAGGGATGTCACCGATGCCAAACTGGTAAAGGAAGCCCTGAAACGCAATGAAAAGAACACGCGGTTTTTACTCAACTCGATAAATGACGGTTCACTTCTTATCGACCTGGAAGGCAGGCTCCTCTCACTGAACAAATCCTCCTGTGAGTATATCAGGAAGTATTGTGGTGACGATTCCCTCACCATCCAGTCAATTCTTGGCAGAAGCATCTACGAATTCATCCCGGAGGATATTGGCGAAAGCATCAGGGACATTTCCTCTGAGATTGTCTCTTCAAAACTCTCCGATTCGTTTGTGGACGAGATTGACGGCAGGATATTTGACTTCTCACTCTCCCCCATCATCAATTCCGGTGGTGAGGTCGAAAAGATTGCCGTTGTCAAAAGGGATGTGACCGAGAGAAAGGAATATGAATCCGGTCTGACCAGCACCATCTCCCGGTTGACGGATATTATCGATTTCCTGCCGGAAGCAACCTTTGTGATCAACAGCGATTCAGAAGTGATGGCGTGGAACCGGGCGATGGAGCAACTGACCGGCATACCGAAAGAAGAGATTCTCGGACGGGGAGATCAGTCCTATTCAGTCCCGTTTTACGGTACCAGACGGCCGATGCTGATCGATTATGTACTGTCCCATGACATTACGCACTTTAACCCGCCCCCCACGATCCGGAAAGAGAAGAACGCCCTCAGTATGGAGGTCTGGTCATCGCACCTGAATGACGGGAACGGGGCGTTCCTCTGGGCGAAGGCAACCGGACTCTATGACGAGGGGGGGGCCGTCATCGGAGCCATCGAATCGATTCAGGATATGACGCAGCGAAAGAGGATGGAAAACGAAATTCAGCAGAGCGAGGAAAAGTATCGTGATTTGGTTGAAAAAACATGCGCAATTGTCCTAAAAACGGATGCTGACGGTACAATTCTGTTCGTCAATGAATTCGGGGAAGATCTCCTCGGATTCCGGAAGGGGGAACTGATAGGTGCAAGTGCCGTTGATACCATTTTTTCAGGGACACCGGAGAATGCACGAATGTTCAGGAATATCATTGAAAAGATTCTCGACGACCCTGCCCTATACAGGATCACGGAACATGAATATGCCGGACGGGGCGGGGACAAAAAATGGATCTCATGGACGAATAGTCCCGTCATCGACGCGGAAGGACGCCTCACCGGCATCTCGGCCGTGGGCACTGACATCACCGACCGCAAGGAGAGCGAGATCAAAGAGAGGGAGTATGTAAAAAATCTGGAGTTCATCTCGCGGTCTGCCATGAGTTTTGCCAGTCTCCCAAGGAGTGAGACGATTTATGATTACATTGCATCCGAACTCACAACACTTCTCCCCGGCGGCGTTGCGGTCGTCACCGCTTTCGATGATAATCCCGGAACATTGCAGATCAAATCCATTAAGGGGGAGATTGAGGGGTACGAAAATATGCTGAGCAGCATGCTCAACCGGAGGGTTCTGGATACCCGGTTCAAAATACCGGAAGAGTATCGCACCTACCTGAACTCCAACAGGCTTATCCACCTCTCCGGGGGGCTGTATGATCTCTTCCTGAAGAACTTCTCCGAGGATGTCTGCTCGATAATCAATGACGTTCTGGACCTCTACGAGTGTTATATGATTGGGATCTCACGGGACAACAGATTATTCGGGAGCATCTCCTTTGCCGTCCCTCATCGTATTGATGATGCCACGATATCGATCATCGAAATTTTCGTGAATCAGGCATCCGTCACGCTCCAGAGGTGCCGGTATGAAGAAGAACTGGCCAAAAAGGCAGGGGTCGGAGAGATGGGGGAAGGGGATGGGTCAGAGGCCGAACAATCCCATCACAGACTCCGGCGGGTTCTTGAGGGTATCAAAAACGATCATATCCTCTATGTCAGCAGGCAGAATGGCGTCTTTTCATCCATCTGCGACAAATACCCCGGCCGGCCGGTCTTTTCCGTCGACAGGAAGGGCATCATCACCCGTGCAAATTCAACGCTCACCGATCTTTTGGGAGACGGCACCAGCATAATCGGAAAAGATATTGCGGCGTTTCTCCCCCGGTCCTCGCACCCGGAGGTTAAGGAAGTCCAGAAACAAATGGTGGAGACTGCTGATGCGGGATCCGTGGAGATCTCGGTACCGCTGCTGTCGGGCCCCGGTGATCCGGTGAACGTCAGGTGGCAGCTGGAACGGATGTACGATCCCACGGGAGATGTGTCCAATATCCTGTGGATAGGCAGCGGATATCAGCCATAG
- a CDS encoding sugar phosphate isomerase/epimerase family protein — protein sequence MLGISTNCLHQVPLEEALEALVPVTDVVEVMDDGLHYLESVDLLEQYSFDYSLHAPAKGVNIASQLPPIRRASVEVIAASFAIAAEVDAPVVIHPGYASWEGGKDGAAAWMRTSLAELGELAEEMGVTFTVENMPRWPYFFLTTPEDLPLIDGYGLCLDVGHAHMNDCLEEFLAVPFGHLHLHDNHGHLDEHLAVGEGEIDFTPVYERLRKSRARCIIEVRDFEGALASLSAVRGHID from the coding sequence ATGCTGGGTATCTCGACGAACTGCCTTCATCAGGTCCCGCTGGAGGAGGCACTCGAAGCTCTGGTGCCGGTCACCGACGTGGTGGAGGTGATGGACGACGGGCTCCACTATCTGGAATCGGTCGACCTCCTCGAGCAGTATTCGTTCGACTACTCCCTGCACGCCCCCGCAAAGGGCGTCAATATCGCAAGCCAGCTCCCCCCTATTCGCCGGGCGAGCGTGGAGGTGATCGCGGCCTCCTTTGCCATCGCGGCCGAGGTCGATGCCCCGGTCGTCATTCACCCCGGCTACGCCTCGTGGGAGGGGGGCAAGGACGGTGCGGCGGCATGGATGCGGACCTCGCTTGCGGAACTCGGCGAGCTGGCGGAGGAGATGGGCGTGACCTTCACCGTGGAGAATATGCCCCGGTGGCCGTATTTCTTCCTGACGACGCCCGAGGATCTCCCGCTCATCGACGGGTACGGCCTCTGCCTCGACGTAGGCCACGCGCACATGAACGACTGCCTGGAGGAGTTTCTGGCGGTGCCGTTTGGGCACCTGCACCTCCACGACAACCACGGTCACCTTGACGAGCACCTCGCGGTCGGCGAGGGAGAGATTGATTTTACGCCGGTCTACGAGCGGCTCCGGAAGTCCCGTGCCCGCTGCATCATCGAGGTCCGTGACTTCGAAGGTGCGCTCGCAAGCCTCTCTGCCGTCCGGGGCCACATCGATTGA
- a CDS encoding undecaprenyl-diphosphate phosphatase encodes MNGLEAIIAGAIQGTIEWLPISSEAQAMLYMLNYLDMDPQTALSYAFYLHFGTMIAVIIRFREEFMGIAQNLRLDYPLTRILLIASLATGATALPLYALLKSVSTEQDATIFTVFIGAMLILTGVIMKVTGTPGEKGMDQMSDREMVLTGLAQGCAVIPGISRSGITVATLLAQKMNQETALVISFLMSVPAALGIFLIDFEAIRLIPLQTAIILTASSLFFGYISMNVLLMVAKRTPFWIFCVILGVITVSFVLIL; translated from the coding sequence ATGAACGGTCTGGAAGCCATCATTGCCGGGGCAATCCAGGGAACCATTGAATGGCTCCCGATCAGCAGTGAAGCACAGGCCATGCTCTATATGCTCAATTATCTCGATATGGACCCGCAGACGGCTCTCTCCTATGCATTTTATCTTCATTTCGGCACGATGATCGCGGTGATCATCCGGTTCCGTGAGGAGTTCATGGGGATCGCACAGAATCTTCGCCTCGATTATCCCCTGACCCGGATCCTCCTGATCGCCTCTCTGGCAACCGGGGCGACTGCCCTGCCCCTCTATGCACTGCTTAAATCGGTATCAACGGAACAGGATGCCACCATCTTTACGGTATTTATCGGAGCGATGCTGATTCTCACCGGTGTAATAATGAAGGTCACGGGGACGCCGGGGGAGAAGGGAATGGACCAGATGAGCGACAGGGAGATGGTACTGACCGGGCTCGCACAGGGCTGTGCTGTAATTCCGGGAATATCCAGGTCGGGAATAACGGTGGCTACGCTCCTTGCCCAGAAGATGAACCAGGAGACGGCCCTCGTCATCTCCTTTCTGATGAGCGTCCCTGCGGCGCTCGGCATCTTTCTCATCGATTTCGAGGCCATCCGGCTCATACCCCTTCAGACAGCGATCATATTAACGGCATCATCCCTCTTTTTTGGGTACATATCCATGAACGTCCTCCTAATGGTGGCAAAACGGACGCCATTCTGGATATTCTGTGTCATTCTCGGTGTGATAACCGTCTCATTCGTTTTGATTCTGTAG
- a CDS encoding putative immunity protein has protein sequence MMVEEEPITVKEDRNVNGKPKFSLAHKDEAMTGLVATTDKQTLAVWAADCAGRVMPYFEEKFPDDPRPRHALEALHRWIETGVFRMADIRKAALDSHAAAREVGEDNPARSAARAAGQAVSTTHVRTHSIAASRYAQQAVFRAAVAEGLEAGEVDAAVAREREWQYRRLVELREKGGETEG, from the coding sequence ATGATGGTAGAAGAGGAACCAATCACCGTGAAAGAGGACCGGAATGTGAACGGAAAACCGAAATTTTCCCTTGCCCACAAGGACGAGGCAATGACCGGACTCGTCGCAACGACGGACAAACAAACACTGGCCGTCTGGGCTGCGGATTGTGCCGGACGTGTAATGCCATACTTTGAGGAGAAATTTCCGGACGACCCCCGTCCCCGGCATGCTCTTGAGGCCCTTCACCGATGGATTGAGACGGGCGTCTTCAGGATGGCAGACATCCGCAAGGCGGCTCTGGATTCCCACGCGGCCGCCCGCGAGGTGGGAGAGGACAATCCCGCCCGGTCCGCCGCCCGTGCCGCAGGGCAGGCAGTCTCAACGACGCACGTCAGGACGCATTCGATTGCGGCGTCACGCTATGCCCAGCAGGCGGTGTTCCGGGCCGCCGTTGCTGAAGGTCTGGAGGCGGGGGAGGTGGATGCCGCCGTCGCGAGGGAACGGGAGTGGCAGTATCGTCGTTTGGTGGAGTTGAGGGAGAAGGGAGGGGAAACGGAAGGTTGA
- the hypD gene encoding hydrogenase formation protein HypD, translating to MTGGKEIASALKKEVDRDYTFMHICGTHEASIAKSGLRSVLPEQLKIVMGPGCPVCITPQGEIDAALELAEKDCIIATYGDLIRVPGTKGALESVGKDVKVVQGVHKAVEIAEKTDREVVFISVGFETTAPTVAATLLTNPPENFSILSCHRFVPPAMEYLLSQGEAKLDGFMLPGHVCVVAGYKEYERFPVPQVVAGFEPDDILLGLLMLIRQVKEGRAEVENAYPRAVCRDGNPKAMEMMYRVFEPHDVEWRGFPVIPGSGLKLRKEFEQYDAQKKFDIEIRHVEKHTACICDRVLRGIADPTDCKLFGTACTPRKPVGPCMVSHEGACKIWALYNQKK from the coding sequence ATGACTGGCGGAAAGGAGATCGCGTCGGCCCTGAAAAAAGAGGTCGACCGGGACTATACCTTCATGCACATCTGCGGGACCCATGAGGCGTCCATTGCAAAGTCGGGCCTGCGCAGCGTCCTCCCCGAGCAGCTGAAGATCGTGATGGGGCCGGGGTGCCCGGTCTGCATCACCCCGCAGGGGGAGATCGATGCGGCACTCGAGCTTGCGGAGAAGGACTGCATCATCGCGACCTATGGCGACCTGATACGAGTGCCGGGCACGAAGGGCGCCCTCGAATCGGTGGGCAAGGACGTCAAGGTTGTGCAGGGTGTCCACAAGGCGGTCGAGATTGCAGAAAAGACCGACCGCGAGGTGGTCTTCATCTCGGTCGGGTTCGAGACGACGGCGCCGACCGTCGCGGCGACGCTTCTCACCAACCCGCCGGAGAACTTCTCCATCCTCTCCTGCCACCGCTTCGTCCCCCCGGCGATGGAGTACCTTCTCAGTCAGGGCGAGGCGAAGCTCGACGGTTTCATGCTCCCCGGCCACGTCTGCGTCGTCGCGGGCTACAAGGAGTACGAGCGCTTCCCCGTCCCGCAGGTCGTGGCAGGCTTCGAGCCGGACGACATCCTCCTTGGCCTTCTCATGCTCATCCGCCAGGTGAAAGAGGGTCGGGCCGAGGTGGAGAACGCCTACCCGCGGGCGGTCTGCCGCGACGGCAACCCGAAGGCGATGGAGATGATGTACCGGGTCTTCGAGCCGCACGACGTCGAGTGGCGCGGGTTCCCCGTCATCCCCGGCTCGGGGCTGAAACTGCGAAAAGAGTTCGAGCAGTACGACGCCCAGAAGAAGTTCGATATCGAGATCCGCCATGTGGAAAAGCACACCGCCTGCATCTGCGACCGCGTCCTGCGCGGCATCGCGGATCCCACGGACTGCAAGCTCTTCGGCACGGCCTGCACGCCGCGAAAGCCGGTCGGCCCGTGCATGGTCTCCCACGAGGGCGCCTGCAAGATCTGGGCGCTGTATAACCAGAAGAAATAG
- a CDS encoding PAS domain S-box protein, which translates to MKENHAGLTRILDLLKENPRGMSVTQISDTVGMNRITVGHYLEILRTSGEVDMETFGQSKVYFLSHRVPISALMNHSSDYVLVLDNSLKIVYVNRNVIALLHRKKEDILNKNIRDILHRLDTGADLRQIIDQALGGEEVVEEIRIVKDSEEYFFRMKVVPTVFQDGSPGITIILEDTTEYHKSLQALQESEEKFRDLLEKINELMVRVEEISELNDQIRNPLQVIVGISDLEDVGVLEQIQEQAHEIDRIIRQINIGNKEAENIRTFIYDYAERTGKPSGIVGMQGKKRTHGEKAIE; encoded by the coding sequence ATGAAAGAGAATCATGCGGGACTGACAAGGATTCTGGATCTTTTGAAGGAGAATCCACGGGGCATGTCGGTAACGCAGATTTCTGACACCGTCGGCATGAACCGTATCACCGTCGGTCACTATTTGGAGATCCTGCGGACCTCCGGTGAGGTTGACATGGAAACCTTTGGTCAGTCAAAGGTCTACTTCCTCTCCCACCGGGTGCCGATATCCGCCCTGATGAACCATTCCTCGGATTACGTCCTCGTGTTGGACAACTCCCTGAAGATAGTGTATGTCAACAGGAATGTGATTGCCCTCCTTCACCGGAAGAAAGAGGATATTCTCAATAAAAACATTCGTGATATTCTCCACCGCCTCGATACCGGGGCCGACCTGCGGCAGATCATCGATCAGGCCCTCGGGGGTGAAGAGGTAGTTGAGGAGATACGGATAGTGAAGGATTCGGAAGAGTATTTCTTCAGGATGAAGGTTGTTCCGACGGTCTTTCAGGACGGGTCACCAGGGATCACCATCATCCTTGAAGACACTACGGAGTACCATAAATCACTACAGGCCCTGCAGGAAAGCGAAGAAAAATTCCGCGATCTTCTGGAAAAGATCAATGAACTGATGGTCCGGGTGGAAGAGATCTCCGAACTGAACGACCAGATCAGAAACCCGCTCCAGGTCATCGTCGGCATTTCCGACCTCGAAGATGTCGGGGTGCTGGAGCAGATTCAGGAGCAGGCGCATGAAATTGACCGGATTATCCGTCAGATCAACATCGGCAATAAAGAGGCGGAGAATATCCGGACTTTCATTTATGATTATGCCGAAAGAACGGGGAAACCGTCGGGCATTGTCGGGATGCAGGGGAAGAAGCGGACACACGGGGAAAAAGCAATAGAATAA
- a CDS encoding Hsp20/alpha crystallin family protein, translating into MARKKPEKETTEIQPVTPESSLTARRMPSLLERDFDSIFDEFRRSFDLMMRSHFPMVERVHEFGVPPVRYAPLDFIDEGDRYIIHAELPGFTKEDVEVEIKDDRLNIRARKESETETVEEEKHYLYHERAFSAFERSVSFPEEVDPAQAKGTMKNGVLELNVPKKEPRPEEKGRRIELT; encoded by the coding sequence ATGGCACGGAAAAAACCTGAGAAAGAAACAACCGAAATCCAGCCGGTCACTCCGGAGTCCTCGCTGACGGCCCGGAGGATGCCAAGCCTTCTGGAACGTGATTTCGACTCGATCTTCGACGAGTTCAGGAGATCATTCGACCTGATGATGCGCTCGCATTTCCCGATGGTGGAACGGGTGCATGAATTCGGGGTGCCGCCCGTCCGCTACGCACCGCTCGATTTCATCGACGAGGGAGACCGGTATATCATCCACGCCGAACTCCCCGGTTTCACCAAGGAGGATGTCGAGGTCGAGATCAAAGACGACCGGCTCAACATCCGGGCAAGGAAGGAGTCGGAAACCGAGACAGTAGAGGAAGAAAAGCACTACCTGTACCACGAACGGGCGTTCTCCGCCTTCGAGCGGTCCGTATCATTCCCCGAGGAGGTCGACCCCGCACAGGCGAAGGGAACGATGAAGAACGGCGTGCTTGAACTGAATGTGCCGAAGAAGGAACCGAGGCCGGAGGAGAAGGGGCGGAGGATTGAATTGACGTAG
- a CDS encoding mechanosensitive ion channel family protein, with amino-acid sequence MSNIWMAAAIIAIGIIAAWGVARLFRWLGNKADLTESEFDDILVLSFGKPIVVGILLFSFFLALGYIDIPENYAWILESKYLHALYIFLGAWVVSIFVQNFVALYGRWMAEKTESDFDDKIVHILEVTSRYIIWFIAILIVLSYLEIDITPLLAAGGIFGIAIALAAQDLISNFFGGALIVVDKPFSVGDRVMIEGNLGDVVSIGPRSSRIMTLDYQLLTIPNSTIANSIVTNYAMPDIKLKIKLPVSVAYGSDVAQVKKILFEICDHAVAHSTYILDDPRPNVYFLEFGPSSLDFMIVLWAKKFNMSWEIKDWINTEIDRRFAEEGIEIPFPQMDVHLRE; translated from the coding sequence ATGTCGAATATCTGGATGGCCGCGGCGATCATCGCCATCGGCATCATCGCCGCATGGGGAGTGGCCCGGCTCTTCCGCTGGCTGGGAAACAAGGCGGACCTGACGGAGTCCGAATTTGACGATATCCTCGTCCTCTCGTTCGGAAAGCCGATCGTCGTCGGCATCCTCCTCTTCTCGTTCTTCCTCGCGCTGGGATACATCGATATCCCGGAAAACTATGCATGGATTCTCGAAAGCAAATACCTGCATGCGCTCTACATCTTCCTCGGCGCATGGGTCGTCTCCATCTTCGTCCAGAACTTCGTCGCCCTCTACGGGCGCTGGATGGCTGAGAAGACCGAGAGCGACTTCGACGACAAGATCGTCCACATCCTCGAGGTCACATCGCGCTACATCATCTGGTTCATCGCGATTCTCATCGTCCTCTCGTATTTGGAGATCGACATCACCCCGCTCCTTGCCGCTGGAGGTATCTTCGGCATCGCGATCGCCCTTGCCGCCCAGGACCTCATCTCAAACTTCTTCGGAGGTGCACTCATCGTCGTAGACAAGCCCTTCTCCGTCGGCGACCGCGTGATGATCGAGGGGAACCTCGGCGACGTCGTCTCGATCGGCCCCCGAAGCTCACGGATCATGACGCTCGACTATCAGCTCCTCACCATCCCGAACTCCACGATCGCAAATAGCATCGTCACCAACTACGCGATGCCGGACATCAAGCTGAAGATCAAGCTCCCGGTCTCCGTCGCCTACGGCTCGGACGTCGCGCAGGTCAAAAAGATCCTCTTCGAGATCTGCGATCACGCGGTGGCGCACTCGACCTACATCCTCGACGACCCCCGCCCGAACGTCTACTTCCTCGAGTTCGGGCCCTCGAGCCTTGACTTCATGATCGTACTTTGGGCGAAGAAGTTCAACATGTCATGGGAGATCAAGGACTGGATCAATACCGAGATCGACCGCCGCTTCGCCGAGGAGGGCATCGAGATTCCCTTCCCGCAGATGGACGTGCACCTGCGGGAGTAA
- a CDS encoding Gfo/Idh/MocA family oxidoreductase has product MSICGVMQMDVGVIGTGVMGKNHVRVYSELKNVGDVIVYDINTDAAAEVAQHTGANVAGSVEELFRQVDAVSICVPTQYHYETALKAAHAGVDMLIEKPVCLRSAEAIALCRKLPEDLVVGVGHIERFNPIVKEIRRIVKDPVYVEIKRHNPASMRISGSSVVEDLMIHDIDILFNNCCFRKPYSLSCSGNDDICGALFDFEDFPVYLSASRKASKKIRMVYIEENDFTIEGDFMTQEVYIHRKPEQYSQESDRYVQENVVEKVMVGKVEPLKMELSTFIRCAKEGRAFPITPVQAIRNVQICEEIKQKCLKRSEVHQDERQCIQTEGSL; this is encoded by the coding sequence CTGAGTATTTGCGGTGTGATGCAAATGGATGTTGGAGTCATTGGAACAGGAGTTATGGGGAAGAATCATGTCCGCGTGTATTCTGAACTAAAAAACGTCGGTGATGTGATTGTCTACGATATAAACACCGATGCGGCTGCAGAGGTTGCACAACATACGGGGGCGAACGTCGCCGGCTCTGTCGAGGAGCTGTTCAGGCAGGTGGACGCAGTCAGTATCTGCGTTCCGACGCAGTATCACTATGAAACAGCGTTAAAAGCGGCCCATGCCGGCGTTGATATGCTGATTGAAAAGCCTGTCTGCCTGCGTTCGGCGGAGGCAATCGCACTTTGCAGGAAGCTGCCTGAGGATCTTGTGGTCGGGGTCGGCCATATCGAACGGTTTAACCCGATAGTAAAGGAGATCCGCCGGATTGTCAAGGATCCGGTGTATGTAGAGATTAAACGCCACAATCCCGCGTCGATGCGGATCTCCGGCAGTTCGGTGGTCGAAGATCTGATGATTCATGATATTGATATCCTGTTCAACAACTGCTGCTTCAGGAAACCATACAGCCTCTCATGTTCCGGGAACGATGATATCTGCGGTGCGTTGTTTGATTTTGAAGATTTCCCCGTGTATCTTTCCGCAAGCAGAAAGGCTTCGAAGAAGATCCGGATGGTGTACATCGAAGAGAATGACTTCACCATCGAGGGGGATTTCATGACCCAGGAAGTCTATATCCACCGGAAACCGGAGCAATACAGCCAAGAGAGTGACCGGTATGTACAGGAGAATGTGGTGGAGAAGGTCATGGTGGGCAAGGTCGAACCCCTGAAGATGGAACTGTCCACATTTATCCGGTGTGCAAAAGAGGGCCGGGCATTCCCCATCACCCCGGTGCAGGCAATCCGTAATGTGCAGATTTGCGAGGAGATCAAACAAAAATGCCTGAAACGATCGGAAGTGCATCAGGATGAACGTCAGTGCATCCAGACGGAAGGGTCCCTGTAG